The following nucleotide sequence is from Terriglobales bacterium.
AAAACGCAGATAAGATCGTCTACGTATGCCTGTTGCCCAGGGAGGTCGGAGGCTGAAAACGGGGAGCGACGCTAGGCCTAAAAATTGCTTATTAACGGCTCTTGTCAGTACGGTTGGAGCTGTATCTGTTTACAAATGGATTGGCCGGCGATGCAAATCAGAAAAAGTTGTGGAAGGGGAAATTATGGGATCAGAATTGGCGCTCGAAGCTGTCCGTCAAGCCGAGCAGAAATATCGTAGCATCTTCGAGCACTGTGTTATTGGGATTTTTCAGACAACGCCGGAGGGGCAATATCTCGCCGCCAACCCGGCACTTGCTCGCATGTATGGTTACAACTCGCCCGAGGAGTTGATCGGGGCACTAACGGACATCAGCCGTCAACTCTATGTCAAACCTGGTCGCCGCGCTGAATTTCTCAAACTGGTACGTGAACATGGGAAGGTGATCGATTTTGAGTCACAAATTTATCGGCGCGATAAAAGCGTCATCTGGATTCTGGAAAGCGCGCGCCTGGTGCGAGATGAAGCCAGCGGCGAAGTACTTTATTACGAAGGCATGGTACAGGACATAACGCAGCGCAAGTTGGCCGAGGAAGAGCGCGACCAAGCTAACGCTCGCTTGGCTCTCCAATACGCGGTAACGCGCACTCTAGCGGAAGTGCGGCATCTTGGTGAGGCTTCCAGCAAGGTCGTTCAGTCGATCTGCGAAACGATGAGCTGGGATGTTGGCGAGCTGTGGTATGTGGATGCGGACGTAAACGTGCTGCGGTGCGCAGACGTTTGGTACGCACCCGGGGTAAACGTCCACGCTTTTATTGATGCCACGCAACGGGCTGCTTTTGCGCCCGGCATGGGACTTCCCGGGCGCGTGTGGTCCAGCCGCAAAGCATTTTGGGTTCCCGATGTAGTCGTAGATGACAATTTCCCGCGCGCTGCAGAAGCGGCGGAAGGAGGGCTCCATGGCGCATTTGCGTTCCCAATTATTCTGGGCGGCGAAGTGACGGGTGTGATGGAGTTCTTCAGCCGTGGGATCCATGCCCCGGATGATGATTTACTCTCGATGCTTACTGCACTGGGCACACAGATAGCCAAATTTATCGAGCGGGAGCGGATGGCAGAACAGCTTGCGCAATACACGGAGAACTGCTGAACAAACGGATTGGTAGTTGCATTTTCGTAGTCGCTTTGCCGTTAGTGCTATCAAATTGATACGCCTTGCTGATCTCGACCATGGGTAAGCGGCGCCGTTCTGCCGCCAGCGCATCACCAGCCCGAGTATGCGCTTTTTCTTTTGCAAGTAGACGGTCCCGAGCGATTTCCCACTCGGCGGCTGACACGATTTTCGGAAGCGCTTTTGTAAACTTCGTTTTCATGATGATTGTCTTTTTCAATGATTCGACGAACCAGCATTCGCTTTCTGGACAACTGAATAAGCACGAAGGCACTAAAGAACCGCCATCATCGTAGTAAAGCATTGAAGGACCGGGCTCGAAATAGGTTAACTGGTGTATCGACACTCCAGCGATGAAAGAACCGCCGGATCAAGTGCATGGAATTTCAGAAGGAGGCCAACCGCCTATGCTGCCTGCGGGCTATCACGGTCATGACCGTTGGCTCTTGTTATTGGCGGCATTGATCGGCGTGGTTGGTGGACTGGCTACGGTCGCTTTCCATGAGGGGATGGCATTCACCGAAAGAATTGCCACTGGCCATCCTGGCAGCCTGGTAGCCGCGTCCGAGATCCTGGCGCCGTGGCGGCGCGCAATCACCCCGGCATTGGGCGGCCTGGTAGCAGGTGTGATTCTTCTGGTAGCGCGCCGCGTTGCCAAAGGGAAGAAGCAGTCCGATTACCTTGAAGCAATCGCGATTGGGGATGGCCGGCAAGACGTGCGCGGAACCCTCCTGCGCAGCGCCTCCTCACTCTGTACTATTGGCTCCGGCGGCTCGATCGGCCGTGAAGGTGCGATGGTGCA
It contains:
- a CDS encoding PAS domain S-box protein, which translates into the protein MGSELALEAVRQAEQKYRSIFEHCVIGIFQTTPEGQYLAANPALARMYGYNSPEELIGALTDISRQLYVKPGRRAEFLKLVREHGKVIDFESQIYRRDKSVIWILESARLVRDEASGEVLYYEGMVQDITQRKLAEEERDQANARLALQYAVTRTLAEVRHLGEASSKVVQSICETMSWDVGELWYVDADVNVLRCADVWYAPGVNVHAFIDATQRAAFAPGMGLPGRVWSSRKAFWVPDVVVDDNFPRAAEAAEGGLHGAFAFPIILGGEVTGVMEFFSRGIHAPDDDLLSMLTALGTQIAKFIERERMAEQLAQYTENC